The Scleropages formosus chromosome 9, fSclFor1.1, whole genome shotgun sequence DNA segment ctgaaatgttttctctcttgatttttaaagtaatgctcgtgttttgtttaattatcAGGGAATTGCGCACGAGCAATCTGAAGACCACCCTTGTATCAGCTGAGACGCATGAGAGGAAGAGTGTGaaagagcgagcgagagagggagcgagcaggagagtgtgcgtgtgcgtgcgtgtctgtgtgtgtgtatgtgtgtgagagagagaggggttaGGTTGGAGCAGGTGATCGAGCCACAACAAACCTCCAAGGGGCTGATCGCTAAGAACAGTGCGTACAGGATTCCTGTCCCGATCATGGTGCCAGCAAGCATCCGCGGACCCTGTGCCACCATCCTGGCGCTGGCCCTTCTCCTGGGATGCTGCGTTACTTTTTCCCTGGGCCAGAATGACACGGAGCCTATCGTCCTGGAAGGAAAGTGCTTGGTGGTCTGTGACTCGAATCCCTCCTCGGACGGAGGGGTCACTTCCTCGCTTGGGATATCCGTCCGATCTGGCAGCGCAAAGGTGGCTTTCTCGGCGGTCAGGGGGACAAACCACGAGCCGTCGGAAATGAGCAACACATCCATGACCATCTACTTCGACCAGGTCAGGCATCCCGTTGGATATCTTGaacattttttacacttttggACATCGAACAAACGCCGCACTTTTCAACT contains these protein-coding regions:
- the LOC108935442 gene encoding cerebellin-1-like, whose amino-acid sequence is MCVRERGVRLEQVIEPQQTSKGLIAKNSAYRIPVPIMVPASIRGPCATILALALLLGCCVTFSLGQNDTEPIVLEGKCLVVCDSNPSSDGGVTSSLGISVRSGSAKVAFSAVRGTNHEPSEMSNTSMTIYFDQVLVNIGNHFDLKASVFQAPRRGIYSFSFHVVKVYNRQTIQVNLMQNEYPVISAFAGDQDVTREAASNGVLLHVEREDRVYLKLERGNLMGGWKYSTFSGFLVFPL